One Pseudoalteromonas undina genomic region harbors:
- a CDS encoding ChaN family lipoprotein, giving the protein MNKINMDVNYRTMAGNARLVMLGESSHNPAIYKYEAIKALRQLKTAGFTHFAIEMLPRSMQEKIEFYQRTGKGFNVIQQYFNDNWAWGYLVPKAYGELVKAAREVGLKIIALDLTLDEMEVIDKSCDYDNSLAGNCFNSHTIRNMVWAQNISNILNQTNQNRVVAFMHRWHAVRSTKYQEGLDTLVKMEGTLKLRFIDFIGGTACYSQRSCEGYSDEKGNLKKQYFSREGFPFQTAVKSYQVHLPENTSIVKGI; this is encoded by the coding sequence ATGAATAAAATAAACATGGATGTAAATTACAGAACTATGGCCGGTAATGCGCGTTTAGTTATGTTAGGCGAATCAAGCCACAATCCCGCAATCTACAAATATGAAGCCATAAAAGCACTTAGGCAACTTAAAACAGCTGGCTTTACCCATTTTGCAATTGAAATGTTACCTCGTTCTATGCAAGAAAAAATAGAGTTTTATCAACGAACAGGTAAAGGGTTTAATGTAATTCAGCAATATTTTAATGATAATTGGGCTTGGGGTTATTTAGTTCCTAAAGCATATGGCGAGCTGGTTAAAGCCGCTCGGGAAGTAGGCTTAAAAATAATTGCACTTGATTTGACTTTGGATGAGATGGAGGTTATTGATAAATCGTGTGATTATGATAATTCATTAGCAGGTAATTGTTTTAATAGTCACACCATTAGAAATATGGTTTGGGCTCAAAATATAAGTAATATTTTAAATCAAACTAATCAAAATCGCGTTGTTGCTTTTATGCATCGTTGGCATGCTGTTAGATCAACTAAATATCAAGAAGGTCTTGATACACTTGTGAAAATGGAAGGCACGCTAAAACTTAGATTTATTGACTTTATTGGTGGTACTGCTTGTTACTCACAAAGAAGTTGTGAGGGTTATTCTGATGAAAAGGGTAATCTTAAAAAGCAATATTTTTCACGAGAAGGTTTTCCATTTCAAACTGCAGTAAAATCTTATCAAGTACACCTGCCTGAAAATACCTCGATAGTAAAAGGTATATAG
- a CDS encoding DUF6795 domain-containing protein has product MLSRFKAHILVIVSIAIIFTTTQAYADIFGFFNKQDFVLSAPMKGQLLDKGQPVANAKVVRALTYGDEYKDEAITDDNGFFTFIEKYIKTSKPANMFDNESLVQHVYLENGTPEGVVLWYITVSMHDGSDTLKSLLADLECDIAKDPQTYDIPIEEAPEHFFTVYGACI; this is encoded by the coding sequence TTGTTATCACGTTTTAAAGCTCACATTTTGGTAATTGTATCTATTGCTATTATTTTTACTACAACACAGGCTTATGCAGATATATTTGGTTTTTTTAATAAGCAGGATTTTGTTTTATCGGCTCCGATGAAGGGGCAATTATTAGATAAAGGGCAGCCTGTTGCAAATGCTAAGGTTGTACGTGCACTTACTTATGGTGATGAATATAAAGATGAAGCAATAACCGATGATAATGGTTTTTTTACCTTCATAGAAAAATATATAAAAACGAGTAAGCCTGCAAACATGTTTGATAATGAATCACTGGTTCAACATGTTTATTTAGAAAATGGTACGCCTGAGGGCGTTGTTCTTTGGTACATAACCGTGTCTATGCACGATGGGAGTGATACCCTAAAAAGCTTACTCGCTGACTTAGAGTGTGATATTGCCAAAGACCCACAAACATACGACATACCTATAGAAGAAGCGCCAGAGCACTTCTTTACGGTATATGGTGCATGCATTTGA
- a CDS encoding DUF6795 domain-containing protein, with protein MLSAPVEGRLLFDEQPVAGKKVFRRLNYGDEYIDEVTTSSDGRFSFPKKVIKTSKPSNMFDNESVIQHIYTLDENAKEVTIWAVRLFPYEHKDTLTKYLSNLICDIANEPETFDIAAKDNKQHTFAVFTTCKL; from the coding sequence GTGTTATCAGCTCCAGTTGAAGGGCGCTTGCTTTTTGATGAGCAGCCTGTTGCTGGTAAAAAGGTATTTCGTAGACTAAATTATGGCGATGAATATATTGATGAAGTAACAACAAGCAGTGATGGTCGTTTTTCTTTCCCTAAAAAAGTTATCAAAACATCAAAGCCATCAAACATGTTCGACAACGAATCTGTTATACAACACATATACACATTAGATGAGAATGCAAAGGAAGTTACTATTTGGGCAGTTAGGCTATTTCCTTATGAGCATAAAGATACGCTAACCAAATACTTAAGTAATTTGATTTGTGATATCGCAAATGAGCCAGAAACATTTGATATAGCCGCTAAAGATAATAAGCAGCATACATTTGCAGTTTTTACCACCTGCAAGCTCTAA
- a CDS encoding lipase family protein — protein sequence MNTLTPTQAVQLASLAYDAKELKNTKLLNGLLHASLRDQFDFSINNKSIQGVSGGFFSHLFGLSTGFGLVAHGKNSFQGDSVITIRGTASLRDGLTDAHFGLSGGSNGSMVHAGFNKTFYSMKPALQEFVAANIRDKMTGCVHIVGHSLGGALATLSADWIKAEYSLPVKLYTFGSPRVGLDNFSRAATSRIDKIYRCTHGADPVTKVPLWPFSHAPYNGQEIRLDNGQGLKGAAHKLSGTPGYVNTANSNDWGNLTVKANHFLSTPVRLKFEDRNQASFSSHWADKLGAALVTLLKDSGYYSAVAAQAAIGTGLTFYDMLARTLDKIAKASASFATQTLGLLGHMLVFAGKVISKAVELTYSFIKSVFDSTLGALYRAAREGLNGLD from the coding sequence ATGAATACGTTAACACCTACTCAGGCAGTCCAATTAGCATCACTTGCTTATGATGCTAAAGAATTAAAAAATACAAAATTATTAAATGGGTTATTGCACGCATCCTTACGAGATCAGTTTGATTTTTCTATCAATAATAAATCCATACAAGGTGTGTCAGGCGGGTTTTTCTCTCATTTATTTGGTTTAAGTACTGGGTTTGGCCTTGTTGCACACGGTAAAAATTCATTTCAAGGTGATTCAGTAATCACAATTCGTGGGACGGCTTCTCTTAGAGATGGCCTAACAGATGCACATTTTGGGTTAAGCGGTGGCTCTAACGGAAGTATGGTACATGCTGGGTTTAATAAAACCTTTTATAGTATGAAACCTGCACTACAAGAGTTCGTTGCTGCAAATATAAGAGATAAAATGACCGGCTGTGTGCACATTGTTGGTCATAGTTTAGGTGGGGCATTGGCTACGCTTTCAGCCGATTGGATAAAAGCAGAGTATTCGTTGCCGGTTAAATTATATACGTTCGGCTCACCAAGAGTGGGGCTTGATAACTTTTCACGGGCTGCCACCTCTCGTATTGATAAAATATACCGCTGTACACACGGCGCTGATCCAGTTACAAAAGTGCCTTTGTGGCCATTTTCACATGCGCCCTACAATGGCCAAGAAATTCGTCTTGATAATGGTCAGGGCCTTAAAGGCGCAGCACACAAGTTAAGTGGTACGCCAGGCTATGTTAATACTGCAAACAGTAATGATTGGGGTAATTTAACTGTAAAAGCAAACCACTTTTTAAGCACGCCGGTACGTTTGAAGTTTGAAGACAGAAATCAAGCTTCATTTAGTTCGCATTGGGCAGATAAACTTGGCGCTGCGTTAGTTACCTTATTAAAAGATTCGGGCTACTACAGTGCTGTTGCGGCGCAAGCAGCCATAGGTACAGGTTTAACTTTTTACGATATGCTCGCGCGAACGCTTGATAAAATAGCCAAAGCGTCAGCTTCATTTGCAACACAAACCTTAGGTTTACTCGGGCACATGTTAGTGTTTGCTGGCAAAGTTATTAGTAAAGCCGTAGAGCTGACTTACAGTTTTATTAAATCGGTATTTGATTCAACTCTAGGGGCATTATATCGCGCTGCACGAGAAGGCTTAAATGGTTTAGATTAA
- the soxR gene encoding redox-sensitive transcriptional activator SoxR produces the protein MAVQKKLTEANLTVGFVAKRSGVKVSTLHFYENKGLIRSWRNSGNQRRFKPDVLRRVAVIKAAQAMGITLEEIKQTLATLPEQRTPTQKDWSALSKQWQKKLDERIAYMQRLRERVDGCIGCGCLSMSKCPIYNKDDHLGETQSGAILLERD, from the coding sequence ATGGCGGTACAAAAAAAGCTTACTGAAGCCAACTTAACGGTTGGGTTTGTCGCTAAACGCAGTGGCGTTAAGGTATCTACACTGCACTTTTACGAAAATAAAGGGCTAATACGCAGTTGGCGAAACAGTGGCAATCAACGACGCTTTAAACCAGATGTACTAAGGCGAGTAGCAGTTATAAAAGCAGCACAAGCGATGGGGATCACGCTCGAAGAAATTAAACAAACTCTGGCAACGTTACCAGAGCAGCGTACGCCAACACAAAAAGACTGGTCTGCACTTTCAAAACAATGGCAAAAGAAACTTGATGAGCGTATTGCTTATATGCAACGTTTACGTGAACGGGTTGATGGCTGTATAGGCTGTGGGTGTTTATCAATGAGTAAGTGCCCTATTTATAACAAAGACGACCACTTAGGTGAAACCCAAAGTGGTGCTATTTTGTTAGAGCGAGATTAA
- a CDS encoding flavodoxin family protein yields MQEKSAHNIAIIYSSGRKNGNTTAQVNAYSKQQSGIVFCLDDYVISPYRYDKQYHNDDFYNLFEVLLRYEHWVFASPVYWYNTTPKMKAFIDRITDYMDDEALKPKLRTLRQKQFSLLSNAASPSAPDAFIDMFKHTFNYLGMTFKAHSHVQAS; encoded by the coding sequence ATGCAAGAAAAATCAGCACACAATATCGCAATCATATATTCAAGTGGACGTAAAAATGGCAATACTACCGCGCAAGTTAATGCCTATAGTAAGCAACAAAGCGGCATTGTTTTTTGCTTAGATGATTATGTTATTTCACCTTATCGCTACGATAAGCAGTATCACAATGATGATTTTTATAATTTGTTTGAAGTGTTACTTCGTTACGAACATTGGGTGTTCGCATCGCCTGTGTACTGGTATAACACCACGCCAAAAATGAAAGCATTTATAGATAGGATCACAGATTACATGGATGATGAGGCGTTAAAACCGAAGCTTAGAACTTTACGTCAAAAACAGTTTTCACTGTTGTCTAATGCTGCATCTCCCTCTGCGCCAGACGCATTTATCGATATGTTTAAACATACCTTTAATTATTTAGGAATGACTTTCAAAGCACATTCACATGTTCAGGCTAGTTAA
- a CDS encoding DsrE family protein yields MKTLLIGSSLLLASFSTLAAEPAPVIKDYGYFYNVPEHVSDLNQAQFKIAFDVGKGAEKGVQNNHINSLARFINMHVAHGVKPGNIQLALVVHGGASVDVLKNSDYKARFEKDNKTESLIKQLLANNTQVYVCGQSAMHMKVAADQLIPGVKMALSAMTAHAQLQQQGYTLNPF; encoded by the coding sequence ATGAAAACGTTACTTATTGGCTCAAGCTTACTTTTGGCTAGCTTTAGTACTCTTGCAGCAGAGCCTGCGCCTGTTATTAAAGACTATGGTTATTTTTATAATGTGCCCGAGCATGTGTCTGATTTAAACCAAGCACAGTTCAAGATAGCTTTTGATGTAGGTAAAGGCGCTGAAAAGGGCGTGCAAAATAATCATATTAATTCGTTAGCGCGATTTATTAATATGCATGTGGCTCACGGCGTAAAACCAGGAAATATTCAGCTTGCGCTGGTGGTACACGGTGGAGCCAGCGTTGATGTACTGAAAAACAGTGATTATAAAGCTCGGTTTGAAAAAGATAACAAAACCGAATCTTTAATTAAACAGCTGCTTGCTAATAACACGCAGGTATATGTATGCGGGCAGTCGGCAATGCATATGAAGGTAGCAGCAGATCAGCTTATACCTGGGGTGAAAATGGCGCTTTCAGCGATGACAGCCCACGCCCAGTTACAGCAACAAGGCTATACATTGAATCCGTTTTAA
- a CDS encoding GDSL-type esterase/lipase family protein yields MNILCFGDSNTFGISPVDGKRLSEIERWPTLLKQQLGTGFEVIEAGEPNRTLVKNPPFMGDKSGIKYLKPYLEAHTVDVVIIQLGTNDLKARFALSAIDIGKALEELILAIKAFYHCKTIPKIIIISPPEVYEVGSYKSIYAGAGIKAEQLSIEFKAVADRHTCVFLDCYPLIQSCNKEGIHLPVSAHKELANSLTPIIKKAAVY; encoded by the coding sequence ATGAATATATTATGTTTTGGTGATTCCAATACCTTTGGTATTTCTCCTGTTGATGGCAAACGGTTGAGCGAAATTGAACGCTGGCCTACTTTATTAAAGCAGCAGTTGGGCACCGGCTTTGAAGTGATTGAAGCCGGGGAGCCTAATCGTACTTTAGTCAAGAACCCCCCGTTTATGGGAGATAAATCGGGCATTAAATATTTAAAACCGTATCTGGAAGCGCACACTGTTGATGTTGTTATTATTCAACTCGGTACTAATGATTTAAAAGCACGTTTTGCACTGTCTGCTATCGATATTGGCAAAGCGCTTGAGGAGTTAATTTTAGCCATTAAAGCCTTTTATCACTGTAAAACAATACCAAAGATAATCATTATAAGCCCGCCAGAGGTTTATGAGGTTGGAAGTTATAAAAGTATTTACGCAGGTGCAGGTATAAAAGCTGAACAATTATCCATTGAGTTCAAAGCTGTCGCTGATCGTCACACGTGTGTATTTTTAGATTGTTATCCGCTGATACAATCTTGCAATAAAGAGGGCATACACTTACCCGTTAGTGCGCATAAAGAGCTTGCTAATAGTTTGACACCTATAATAAAAAAAGCCGCCGTGTATTAA
- a CDS encoding TonB-dependent receptor has product MKFNKAKSMLASAITLALSTHAALAAEQAKEKKVERIVVSGTPAGVGIRKIDASYAVTNIDSSQIIKLSPKSTADLFKAVPGVWVESSGGESGANVFVRGFPGGGDAPFLTLSIEGSPVYPAPTLSFLENSSLFRIDETIETMEALRGGPNPVLSNGQPGLTTNFRLKRGSEDTQGLFKYTTSDYDLQRVDAVVSGEITDDLYFMVGGYVKSSPGIRDAGFTSEKGSQFTINITKELDNGELNFYTRQTDDHGAWYLPTPLNVNGIDAEYTQLGTLNRQATIFTGPNAQAHDIDLGDGRGWDGHVSGGSIKLEFDNGWQFIDRFNITKGDANTFGLVPNGSATTVGEVADNGQTAFGAVTNTEYASDTAIQQLGRWVVLKEISSFTNDLALSKQFGDLSATFGYYTASTSASDWWSLGNTAYHVLEAGGELLNGIECNQNTDGCGFNYDISSTGDARTNALYFTSQYKFADGFTLDLGVRKENHDVQYSVDEDLDGIITKTVDYDESKTSWTTGLNYSINDDMGVFARVNRGYKMPYFDDFRDNFGAYQGGEKLIKEVTQGELGYKLISDSTDFYATFFVNEVKGDTFVSRPGVPAEILTNEAYGVELDYNFNHESGFSVNLNTTLQQTEITESPENKGNEAQRQPKWQVRVTPSYDFEVDGMYATLYGTLSAVDDRFGNNENTVTLDGYEKVDLGLIIEPMEGIKLQLAIDNLTDEQGITEGDPRNADAPNGRYIMPRTTRLSVSYAF; this is encoded by the coding sequence ATGAAATTCAATAAAGCAAAAAGCATGCTAGCCTCTGCAATTACTTTAGCCCTAAGCACACACGCTGCTCTTGCAGCAGAACAAGCAAAAGAAAAAAAAGTTGAGCGAATTGTCGTTTCTGGTACCCCCGCAGGTGTTGGGATCAGAAAGATTGATGCCAGCTACGCTGTAACAAATATTGATTCATCACAAATTATAAAATTATCACCTAAAAGTACTGCTGACTTATTTAAAGCCGTTCCCGGTGTGTGGGTTGAAAGCTCTGGCGGTGAGTCTGGTGCCAACGTATTTGTGCGTGGGTTTCCAGGAGGTGGTGATGCGCCATTTTTAACACTCAGTATTGAAGGCTCGCCAGTTTACCCCGCGCCTACTCTTTCATTTTTAGAAAACTCATCGTTATTTAGAATCGATGAAACGATTGAAACCATGGAAGCACTGCGAGGTGGTCCTAATCCTGTGCTATCCAATGGTCAGCCTGGTTTAACAACCAACTTTAGGTTAAAACGTGGCAGTGAAGATACTCAAGGCTTGTTTAAATACACCACCTCAGATTACGACTTACAGCGTGTTGATGCTGTAGTAAGTGGTGAAATAACTGACGACCTATATTTTATGGTAGGCGGCTATGTTAAAAGCTCACCGGGTATTCGTGATGCAGGCTTTACTTCTGAAAAAGGCAGCCAATTTACAATTAACATTACTAAAGAGTTAGACAATGGCGAGCTTAACTTTTATACCCGTCAAACAGACGATCATGGCGCATGGTACTTACCAACACCACTCAATGTTAATGGCATTGATGCTGAATATACCCAACTTGGCACACTAAACCGTCAAGCGACGATTTTTACCGGCCCAAATGCGCAAGCACACGACATTGACCTAGGTGATGGCCGAGGATGGGATGGCCATGTATCCGGCGGTAGTATTAAACTTGAATTTGATAATGGCTGGCAATTTATTGATCGCTTCAATATTACCAAAGGCGATGCCAATACATTTGGCCTAGTACCTAATGGTTCAGCAACAACCGTTGGTGAAGTTGCCGACAATGGCCAAACGGCATTCGGTGCAGTGACTAACACCGAATATGCTAGTGATACCGCGATTCAGCAACTGGGTCGCTGGGTAGTATTAAAAGAAATAAGCTCGTTTACTAACGACTTAGCCCTTTCAAAGCAATTTGGCGATTTATCGGCCACTTTTGGTTATTACACCGCAAGCACATCTGCGAGTGATTGGTGGAGCTTAGGTAATACGGCGTATCACGTGCTGGAAGCCGGTGGTGAATTATTAAATGGTATTGAATGTAACCAAAACACTGACGGGTGTGGTTTTAATTACGATATTAGCTCAACAGGCGATGCCCGCACCAATGCCCTTTACTTTACAAGCCAATATAAATTTGCAGATGGATTTACGCTTGATTTAGGTGTACGTAAAGAAAACCATGATGTGCAGTACAGTGTTGATGAAGACCTTGACGGTATTATCACTAAAACTGTTGATTACGATGAAAGTAAAACCTCATGGACAACTGGTCTAAACTATTCAATTAATGACGACATGGGCGTGTTTGCACGTGTTAACCGTGGTTATAAAATGCCATATTTTGATGACTTTAGAGATAATTTTGGCGCATACCAAGGGGGTGAAAAACTAATTAAAGAAGTAACGCAAGGTGAACTAGGTTACAAGCTTATTTCAGACTCTACCGACTTCTACGCCACCTTTTTTGTCAATGAAGTAAAAGGCGATACCTTTGTAAGTCGCCCGGGTGTGCCGGCTGAAATTTTAACGAACGAAGCGTATGGTGTTGAACTTGATTACAACTTTAATCATGAATCTGGCTTTTCTGTTAATTTAAATACCACATTGCAACAAACCGAAATCACTGAAAGTCCGGAAAATAAAGGCAATGAAGCACAGCGCCAGCCTAAATGGCAAGTACGCGTAACACCAAGCTATGACTTTGAAGTAGACGGCATGTACGCCACACTCTATGGTACTTTGTCAGCAGTAGATGACCGCTTTGGTAATAATGAAAACACCGTAACACTTGATGGCTACGAAAAAGTTGACTTAGGTTTAATTATTGAACCAATGGAAGGCATTAAACTGCAATTAGCCATAGATAACCTAACCGACGAGCAAGGCATCACTGAAGGCGACCCACGCAATGCCGACGCCCCCAATGGCCGTTACATTATGCCGCGTACAACACGCTTAAGTGTTAGTTACGCATTTTAA
- a CDS encoding LacI family DNA-binding transcriptional regulator: MNNKKIKLADLAKLAGVSTSTVSRALNNNPLIKQETRDKLQQLAKKHNFSLNTAASRLRTQKTNVVAVIINLDEQTEQSISDPFLLKVVSEINLALNQQGLELLLSNSIMAQDDWANYFINGRRADGIIVVGQGKNQTNIEAAADAGIPLVVWGDPKTQSNYPIVGSDNYLGGMQATAHLIEHGAKNILFLGDPEHGEISERHRGYAAALSTHKLEQHVISIDLTSRSAYQAINQLLREKGLYFDAIMACSDMVALGAMKALKERYVSIPNDVALVGFDDIAMADISHPSLSTIKQNTQFAATLLVKKLIQQFSGEKVESQVIDIELITRQSSKR; encoded by the coding sequence ATGAATAATAAAAAAATTAAATTAGCTGATTTAGCAAAGCTTGCTGGGGTGTCTACCTCAACGGTTTCGCGCGCGCTGAATAATAACCCGCTCATTAAGCAAGAAACCCGCGACAAGCTTCAGCAGCTTGCAAAAAAACATAATTTTAGCCTTAACACGGCGGCTAGCCGTTTGCGTACGCAAAAGACCAATGTTGTTGCCGTCATTATTAATCTTGATGAGCAAACCGAGCAATCAATCAGCGATCCATTTTTACTCAAGGTAGTGAGCGAAATTAACCTTGCGCTTAATCAACAGGGGTTAGAGTTGTTGTTATCTAACTCTATTATGGCGCAAGATGACTGGGCTAATTACTTTATTAATGGCCGCCGAGCAGACGGTATTATTGTTGTGGGGCAAGGAAAAAACCAAACTAATATAGAAGCGGCTGCCGATGCAGGTATTCCTTTAGTTGTATGGGGGGATCCAAAAACACAAAGCAATTATCCTATTGTCGGCAGTGATAACTACTTAGGAGGAATGCAAGCGACGGCTCATTTAATAGAACACGGTGCTAAAAATATTTTATTTTTAGGCGATCCTGAGCATGGTGAAATTAGTGAAAGGCATCGTGGTTACGCCGCTGCACTTTCTACCCATAAACTTGAGCAGCATGTTATATCCATTGATCTTACCAGTCGCTCTGCGTATCAAGCAATTAACCAGTTATTACGTGAAAAAGGGTTGTATTTTGATGCGATTATGGCCTGTAGTGACATGGTTGCACTGGGGGCGATGAAAGCGCTGAAAGAGCGCTACGTGAGTATTCCTAACGATGTGGCACTGGTTGGATTTGATGACATTGCCATGGCTGATATTAGCCATCCTTCACTTTCTACAATTAAACAAAACACCCAATTTGCTGCGACTTTGTTAGTTAAAAAGTTAATACAGCAGTTTTCAGGTGAAAAAGTCGAATCACAAGTTATTGATATAGAGTTAATTACTCGCCAGTCAAGCAAACGTTAA
- a CDS encoding MFS transporter translates to MSKIKITLAIAASYFIFAILLNSVGTVILQSINTLGVSKTEASVLEGFKDLSIAIMSFVVASFIPRLGYKLAMLLALIVVAIACLSTAVISDFYMFKVLFAAVGCGFAVVKVSVYSIIGQVTEDANSHSSLLNTIEGIFMVGVLSGYWVFTAFIEPVDSNAWLNVYYVLAALTLLVIISVVIAPIKPAIKGQKSNSGWNDFIAMLKLTYQPLVLIFIISAFLYVLIEQGVGTWLPTFNNQVLQLPVAISIQLASIFAAALALGRLVAGQVLKHIHWFVVLSCCLVAMAALIIITLPLTENLPKSEVNSLFDAPLAAFVLPLIGFFMAPIYPVLNSVMLSALQKHQHAAMTGLIVVFSALGGTTGSVITGYVFEHFSGQHAFYLSLVPISLIFISVIIFKKRTHAISQHAVNS, encoded by the coding sequence ATGAGTAAAATAAAAATCACACTGGCAATTGCTGCAAGCTATTTTATTTTCGCAATATTATTAAATAGCGTAGGCACTGTTATTTTGCAGTCTATAAACACACTAGGAGTAAGCAAAACCGAAGCGTCGGTTTTAGAGGGGTTTAAAGACTTATCTATTGCAATAATGTCATTTGTTGTTGCTTCATTTATACCACGTTTAGGCTACAAGCTTGCAATGCTGCTAGCACTGATAGTTGTCGCTATAGCGTGTTTGAGTACGGCTGTAATAAGTGACTTTTACATGTTTAAAGTGTTATTTGCTGCTGTGGGTTGTGGTTTTGCGGTCGTTAAGGTGTCGGTTTATTCAATTATTGGCCAAGTGACTGAGGATGCAAATAGTCACTCATCATTACTGAACACCATAGAAGGCATTTTTATGGTGGGTGTATTAAGTGGCTATTGGGTATTCACCGCATTTATAGAACCTGTTGATAGCAATGCCTGGTTGAACGTTTATTACGTATTAGCAGCGCTTACGCTTTTGGTGATTATCAGTGTCGTAATAGCACCAATAAAGCCTGCTATTAAAGGTCAAAAAAGCAACTCGGGTTGGAATGACTTTATTGCTATGCTCAAACTTACCTATCAACCGTTAGTGCTGATTTTTATTATTAGTGCATTTTTGTATGTGTTAATCGAGCAAGGGGTAGGGACTTGGTTGCCTACATTTAATAATCAAGTTTTGCAATTACCAGTAGCTATTAGTATTCAACTAGCGAGTATTTTTGCCGCAGCTCTTGCTTTAGGCCGCTTAGTGGCGGGCCAAGTATTAAAGCATATTCATTGGTTTGTAGTACTTAGCTGTTGTTTAGTTGCTATGGCTGCGTTGATCATTATTACCTTACCACTAACGGAAAACTTACCTAAAAGCGAGGTGAATAGTTTATTTGATGCGCCTCTGGCGGCGTTTGTTTTGCCATTAATTGGCTTTTTTATGGCGCCCATTTATCCGGTACTCAACTCAGTCATGCTCAGTGCGCTTCAAAAGCATCAACATGCTGCAATGACAGGGTTAATCGTTGTGTTTTCAGCACTTGGTGGCACCACAGGGTCGGTGATAACCGGGTATGTATTTGAGCACTTTAGTGGCCAGCATGCTTTTTATCTTTCACTTGTGCCCATTAGTTTAATTTTTATTAGCGTGATTATTTTTAAAAAACGCACCCATGCCATTTCACAACACGCAGTCAATAGTTAA